From the Hevea brasiliensis isolate MT/VB/25A 57/8 chromosome 15, ASM3005281v1, whole genome shotgun sequence genome, one window contains:
- the LOC110660905 gene encoding uncharacterized protein LOC110660905 has translation MQDPGSTVSFCLSFNSYSSDQLACIAAKVGEEEANNGAPVSRNQNENESSGSYGDVDDDDFEFVLVRSNPDACTTIDGDHEVAFPVFPLFDRDLLLSCGNESNKQRRDREEVTSSAVRLPLKNLFIDDRDPPSSSSSEADELDRVSQGTFCVWTQQRLSPSPSPSPSPSPSASPSQSRCKKSNSTGSSSKQRWRLRDLLHLRRCSSDGGKESLIFLNPDHRRDNNNNNNINLGRKKEEKVDKGKIIAAKPGKAKEKVSAHEVFYVRNKALKEGDKRKSYLPYRQGLVGFFANLNGMGRNFPPF, from the coding sequence ATGCAAGATCCAGGATCTACGGTGTCCTTTTGTCTCAGCTTCAATAGCTACTCCTCTGATCAACTGGCGTGTATCGCAGCAAAAGTCGGGGAAGAGGAAGCAAATAACGGAGCTCCTGTTTCCAGGAACCAAAACGAGAACGAAAGTAGCGGCAGCTATGGCGACGTCGACGACGATGATTTCGAGTTTGTTTTGGTACGCTCAAATCCCGACGCTTGCACAACAATCGACGGAGATCATGAAGTCGCCTTCCCGGTTTTCCCGCTCTTCGATCGAGATCTCCTTTTGAGTTGTGGAAATGAGTCAAATAAACAGAGAAGAGATCGCGAAGAAGTGACATCGTCCGCTGTTCGATTACCTTTGAAGAATCTGTTCATTGATGATCGAGATCCTCCGTCTTCGTCTTCATCGGAGGCGGACGAATTAGACAGAGTCTCACAGGGAACTTTTTGTGTTTGGACACAGCAAAGGTTGTCACCGTCACCGTCACCGTCACCGTCACCTTCTCCTTCGGCTTCGCCTTCGCAGTCAAGGTGCAAAAAGAGCAATTCCACTGGATCATCGTCGAAGCAACGGTGGCGATTGCGAGATTTGCTGCATCTTCGTAGATGCAGCAGCGACGGCGGCAAGGAATCTTTGATATTTTTGAATCCAGATCATCGTCGtgacaataataacaataataatatcaATCTGGGGAGGAAGAAAGAGGAGAAAGTTGATAAAGGCAAAATAATTGCTGCAAAACCAGGCAAGGCCAAAGAGAAAGTATCGGCACACGAGGTGTTCTATGTGAGGAACAAGGCCTTGAAGGAAGGAGATAAGAGAAAATCATACTTACCTTACAGGCAAGGACTGGTTGGTTTCTTTGCTAATCTGAACGGCATGGGCAGGAATTTTCCACCATTCTAA